In Taeniopygia guttata chromosome 24, bTaeGut7.mat, whole genome shotgun sequence, a single genomic region encodes these proteins:
- the TAGLN gene encoding transgelin isoform X1, with translation MANKGPAYGMSRDVQSKIEKKYDDELEERLVEWIVAQCGAAVGRPERGRLGFQVWLKNGIVLSRLVNSLYPDGSKPVKIPDAPPTMVFKQMEQIAQFLKAAEDYGVVKTDIFQTVDLFEAKDMAAVQRTLMALGSLAVTKNDGNYHGDPNWFMKKAQEHKREFTESQLKEGKNIIGLQMGTNKGASQAGMSYGRPRQIIS, from the exons ATGGCAAACAAAGGGCCAGCCTATGGCATGAGCAGGGACGTGCAGTCCAAGATCGAGAAGAAGTACGATGACGAGCTGGAGGAGCGGCTGGTGGAGTGGATCGTGGCGCAGTGCGGGGCCGCCGTGGGACGCCCCGAGCGGGGCCGCCTGGGCTTCCAGGTCTGGCTGAAGAACGGCATC GTGCTCAGCAGGCTGGTGAACAGCCTCTACCCCGACGGCTCCAAGCCCGTCAAGATCCCCGACGCGCCGCCCACCATGGTGTTCAAGCAGatggaacagattgcccagtTCCTGAAGGCGGCTGAGGACTACGGGGTGGTCAAGACAGACATATTCCAGACCGTGGACCTGTTTGAAG CCAAGGACATGGCAGCGGTGCAGAGGACGCTGatggccctggggagcctggcaGTGACCAAGAACGACGGGAACTACCACGGTGACCCCAACTGGTTCATGAA GAAAGCGCAGGAGCACAAACGGGAGTTCACCGAGAGCCAGCTGAAGGAGGGCAAGAACATCATCGGGCTACAGATGGGCACCAACAAGGGCGCGTCACAGGCGGGGATGAGCTACGGCCGGCCCCGGCAGATCATCAGCTAG
- the TAGLN gene encoding transgelin (The RefSeq protein has 1 frameshift compared to this genomic sequence): MANKGPAYGMSRDVQSKIEKKYDDELEERLVEWIVAQCGAAVGRPERGRLGFQVWLKNGIVLSRLVNSLYPDGSKPVKIPDAPPTMVFKQMEQIAQFLKAAEDYGVVKTDIFQTVDLFEAKDMAAVQRTLMALGSLAVTKNDGTTTVTPTGS; this comes from the exons ATGGCAAACAAAGGGCCAGCCTATGGCATGAGCAGGGACGTGCAGTCCAAGATCGAGAAGAAGTACGATGACGAGCTGGAGGAGCGGCTGGTGGAGTGGATCGTGGCGCAGTGCGGGGCCGCCGTGGGACGCCCCGAGCGGGGCCGCCTGGGCTTCCAGGTCTGGCTGAAGAACGGCATC GTGCTCAGCAGGCTGGTGAACAGCCTCTACCCCGACGGCTCCAAGCCCGTCAAGATCCCCGACGCGCCGCCCACCATGGTGTTCAAGCAGatggaacagattgcccagtTCCTGAAGGCGGCTGAGGACTACGGGGTGGTCAAGACAGACATATTCCAGACCGTGGACCTGTTTGAAG CCAAGGACATGGCAGCGGTGCAGAGGACGCTGatggccctggggagcctggcaGTGACCAAGAACGACGG AACTACCACGGTGACCCCAACTGGTTCATGA